The Engraulis encrasicolus isolate BLACKSEA-1 chromosome 22, IST_EnEncr_1.0, whole genome shotgun sequence sequence gtcccactaccatgcttggctattgagaggatacaccttttttgtaaaactcacttgtttaccaccacacatgcttgacaccatctaaagcaaatttgtttatcttggtctcaagagagatgaacagaccaaggatatggatcactggaaccatgtcgtgtgatctgaagagaccaagataaacaaatatactttagatggtgtcaagcatgtgtggtggtaaacaagtgagtttaacaaaaaaaatgtatcctatcaaaagccaagcatggtagtgggactgacatggtttggggatgcatgaatgctgtcaacattggtaatctgaactacacctaaaagaaacatgcatgtcaacatgcactgtgactactgaagcagatcctgatattctccataggattgcattcaaatctcacaccaatctatttaagcccgatgcagactcaaaatgtaaaagttcaatgcaaagaaaggttgaaacgcacactgatgacctcccttgtcatcccttttcatttcgcttCATTtagagacgattcgagccaacacagccccttctctactggattttaatctggggtgtactcacttttgtgagtacatgttcaaacattaatggctgtattttgtttttttctgagtgaacaagaaatttaagtggttaaatatgttgttaaaaggtcactaatcattgtgtcaaagttacatttctgtaatgctttcctatgaaaagatatactcaaaaatctgcaaaactgtgaggggtgtattcactttcgtgatatactgtaggtaggaCTACAACATATTCTGCACTACTAGGTAAAATACTCTAACTTCAAATTTAGTTTTAAGTTCCTCCAATTCTTTTAGGGATCGTTTTCCTAATTATGATTAAATAAATCACCATCGTCTATGTCTTTtcattgtgtttgttattttaacAAATTACACCGCACtcacgattaaaaggtgccaaacaaaaagcaaaaactatgaaagaaaaatgtctgcacacttaaatccttttgttCTTTTTAATAGCCAAGCTTTGGGTCTATGACCTTCCTAGGGCTCATTTTTCTTTCATATTGTGTGTTTATTACAAACTTAAGTTTGGTCAGCGGGTGGGTAGCCTAATGGGACATGTTTCAGGTTATATGTTAGCCTGCGATCAAAACCGAAGATGCAAAAGTAGCGTCTCGTCTTCTACTTTTCAATGCCTTTCAAGTGTCTTTCGTTTACACTACAACCTCGCTGTCAGGGCCTGAAGACGCAAAAACTGAGAAGAGTGACGTGGAGATGTAAGGGACCTTACAACCTGAgtcgtcttcaaaactccccactctggaaggagtcttcagatttttgAGTCTTCAAGTTCCGATGACGGGGTTGCAGAGTAAACAAAGGCACATCTGATaaaatttatttttgttttccctCGTATAAACCGCCTTGTATAAACAGCCCCTCAATTTAACTTTTGTTCTAAATTGGATCGATGTCAAGGTCATTGAAAAAGCTACGTTGACAAAGAAATGATGGACGTTCAATGGTGTGAACTTTAAGTTTGTCATATTTTCACTTACAGAGCCTGATGTTGTTGATAATATAACCAATGGCAATTATGAACTGGAGAAGACCCTAGGGAAACTTCATATTCTTGCATCTAGCTGTAAAGAAATCCAACAGAAATATGGAGTTCGTGAAGGTGAGTCCCTTTGATGTAGCCTTTTTGTACAGACTGGCCCGTAggtgggcctgttcactctttgctaaaaagactcaactacatcatatcaaGCATTGCTGTAACATATGAAGACTTGATCAGTACAACTCAACTCTGGTGGTTAAGGGAAACATATTGTAGCGCAGAGCGGTAGGCTAGCCACTTCAAAAAGGATGTCGGAGGCAGCAGATACAATTTAGTGTTGTCTTTTATTTCCCTGCCCTCTCACACTCTAAACGGGCAAAAGGAGATGTCCCCcaaataaaacaacaaacacTACCCTAAAAAGCTAAATAGACTCGCACCCACACTGTCACACGTCTGCCCTTAATTAGGTTCTCCTCAGCTCTGGTTACAATTAATGAACGTTATCGATCCTTTCTCAATTACCCCGCCTCTTATCAATATCTGTCCTATCTAATCCCTAAATtattcccgcccggacacctccccccaatccaaacccaccccaaaactgaTAGGCATACACAAcattctagaagacacacaagggagtggggaacaacattcacgcgcacagatacacacacagtcacatacattcacatatacagatagacagagagggaatcctatggggaaacacacacacagttcactccAGGGGCTCGGCGCTACAATATTTACATAGGGCAGGCCTGGTATTACATCAGAGATGTCAATTCTGGATTGGAAAAATCACTGCACCATTCTGTAATTTATCCGGTTGTCTTGAGTGCTCATACTGTATATGGTCATCTTGTTAAGAACTGGTTCAGATCACATCAGTGTTAGTATATCTGAACTTGGCGCCGGCTCCTGTTATCTATTGCTTTGTGCATTCCAACAAGGTCAACAGACCTGCCGcatgcaaaccctccaaaaaaGCAAACCAGTTTCTGACCAATTGAGGGACAGGCTGACTGACATAGCGATTCTTAGTCGCATGtgtcaaaaacaaaaaatatatatccaaAGTATTCCATTTATCTAACATATCAGGCTTGAAATCTCTCAGATGGTCTTTACTATCTCATCACGGCCAACGGGGTGGTGTACCAGACCTTCTGTGACATGACCACAGCTGGTGGTGGATGGACGCTGGTAGCCAGTGTGCATGAGAACAACATGAATGGGAAGTGCACTGCAGGGGACAGGTGGTCAAGCCAACAGGGGAACAACGCTAACAACCCTGATGGAGATGGGACGTGGGCCAACCTGAATACCTTTGGAAATCCAGAAGGAGCGACATCTGATGACTTCAAGGTAAAATATTTACATGTAGATTCAACATAATGCCCACACTTAATTGCGTTGGTGAATGATTAGGACCATGTTTGAAGTATGTGTAGTGTGCATGCACTGCACTGCTTGAATCGAATGCTGGAATGGAGACTGGTGAATAGTTGCTGATGTTTGTTTTCTGCAGAATCCTGGTTACTATGACATTGTGGGGGAGGACGTGTCTGTTTGGCATGTACCAAATGACACACCAGTGAAAAGGTGGAACTGTAATTCAATCCTGCAGTACCACACAGCGACCAAGTTTCTTACAGCCCAGGGGGGAAACCTCTTCCAGCTCTACAAGGTATAAAAACATAAAACCTCTACTACTTCAACAGGTGCAGGCTGGGCACGGCTACCTATGCAATTGAATTTCATGAACAAGACATAGTGTAGTCAGTGGTGTGTTAGATGGGCATGAGAGTCTTTGGGCATGATAAAGTTAGATATTGCACTCTGTATGTAAGCAGTAGATTGACGAATTGGGTCTATTTAGTTCCATGCAACTTTTTTCATTCAGCAATGGCTCTTTGCTCTGGAACCAAACCTACTGGATGTGACACTGAGCATGTACGAATCATTACGCTCATTCTGAGCAATATTATAACAAAACACAAATATGTCAAAATCAATGTGTACTTTATTGTgccaaaaatctatgcaacaAGTGTTAGCACATGAGGTTCAAATCACATTTGACCggactccgacacacacacacacacacacacacacacacacacacacacacacacacacacacacacacacacacacacacacacacacacacacacacacacacacacacacacacacacacacacacttactgaatTAATGATTTTTACTGAATTGTCAGAATTTGTCTTGTTTTACACAGCTCTATGTAACTCTTGCAGATATTTACATATAGTGTCTGTCTGAAGAGTAGACGTTCTTATTTTCATTTGTCAGCAATTAACAACAGGGCAAACAGACAACATGAAACAGAACACTGAGAAAAAAGAGTCCTATGCACCTCTGGTGCTTGGGCCCTAGAACTATACACTAGAACTATTACACATAAGCTACATACAGGTTACAACCAGGATTTGAACTGACAGTGCCCCTTATTCCTGCTGGGTATTAAACGTATGCATTGTGTGTCCTTCCTTTCATATGGCAGtactgcattggtggtgggggctacTTCCCACAATCAAGTCCTCGCCAGTGTGGTGACTTCACAAGCTTTGACTGGGATGGCGTTGGAACTCATCACCGTTTCAGCGCATCCAAAGAGATAACCGAGGCAGCAGTCTTGATCTTCTACCGCTGAGTCTGATGATTCAGAGATAAAACGGAACCTACATgccttggagaaaaaaaagaaatggggcACTTTTATAGCATGTGCCAAGCGGGTAAACACTCATACAAATCCCATTTACCTGTAGGTTACCGTATCCAACatactatataggctatataaaacatctctctccccatttgtatCCTGTCACCCCTCACGCTCCTGTCATAAACATGAAGTCATAAAAGaccggaaaaaaaaagaaaatcaggaATGGGCCACTTTTATAGTACCGGTATGTAAGAATTGTATTGAGGCAATCTACTGTCTCAATCATTTTCATACGGGAGGGACTGTCCAGAAACAGTTATGTCCAGTTATTGCTAATATCAGTTGATTTCAGATATAGTACATTCTACTTTCCTTATATTATCCAATGTCTTATTTTTATTCCTACATTGTTTTTATGTACTGTTAGGAAAAGTGCTGGTCAGTATCAATGTGATAGTTGTGTGGTTTTATCCATGGGTGTAGTTTGAGGGCAGGAGGGATGCATAAAGCATGTAATCAAGTCAAGGAAATGGCAAAATATAAATCCTAAAACATTTAACGTgctgatattttaaatgttttgattaAAATACACGCTAGTATGAAATTACAGTTTGTAATGAATCCTATTATATATTTTGTTATACATTATTATTCCTACTATATTTTCGGCTTTGAACATTTTGGTTTATGCATGAATAACGAGGGTGGATTTTTTTCCTGTTTGGTCTTATTGTCTATTGTTTGTAATTGAGGGAAGTAAATAAAACTTTAAAGCAAACATTAGCCTATTGTACATTGTGAGGCCTACATGTATATCACTGCACTGATCTttgcaagaaaagaaagaaagcagaaagtgaaagcccacctgggaaactcccaactcccagtcattgtgacacagcactccacagcacacagtgcacacaaagaaattgcataggcctaccatcgtataccatgctcagggtacctcagtcatagaggaggatgggggagagggccCCGCCTGCTTCGAATAATTCTGATGAAGAGGGCTCATATCCTGCCAATGGATGAGGAAAGGGGCCAGGTGGGGGTGTTGACACCAGTGTACTCTAGTAGTCAGCAGGAGAGCAGAGATGGACAGAAAGTTTTTAAATGAGTGCAGACGTCCTATTGGCTGTAGGTACGTGAGTGATGTGAGACAGCTGGTATACCCGAGAACAAGATACCGTCTCATCTTTCTAGCAGAACTTAACGGCTTACGGTATACATTGACTACTTTTCATCTGAAGTCCCTGCGCATAACCCATTTAAACAGTTAACATTCGCCTGCCGCCGGCGGGAGAAAGCCCCTCGACGGAAGGCTGCCCGACCAGGGGAGCACCTGCATGGGCTGGCATGGGGCGCACGagaccccctctctccacctgaaGATCCACTACCAGGCCCCAGCAGTCACCCAGGGCTGATCTGACACCACCATGCCCCACCAAGGGGCACTTGCCCTGGGTCACTAGGCCGCAGTAGACACCCCCATACTACCAGGCACGAGCAGAGCAATACAATCCGGAGTATAGGAAACTTCCTCATATGGTGTCTGGTATCGGTCTAAAAATGATCTTATTACTTTGTTAACAGTTCTGTGTACCTCCATGTGCTTGGCTGTTCTCTGCACATACTCTCTGCATAACCTTTTGACCTTTTTCTGTTCACATGTTATCTGCCTATATTTCTATTATTCCTACATCATGCGAGATGAGTTCATCCTTCACATAGTCCGCCAGGCTGTGAAGGAAGGCATCCACCTGTGCAGTTTCGTTCAATTAGCTTCGCCTTGCCAGGCTACAGAAATTGATGGAAAAGTCTGCCACAGTCTGGTTCCCCTTGCGAATGGTCATTAGGGCCCTGGATGCCTCCGCTGAGCCCAGGTCGAACACCCTCAACATTTCCTCTGCAAAGGCATCAAAGGACACGCAGGCTGGGGTCTGGGGTCAAACTCAGCCGTTCCCCACAGTCGAGCTCGGCCCATCAGGTGTGTAATGACGTACCCCACTCTGGCCCCCTCTGTGATAGAGGTCCTAGGTTGTAGTGAGAACTGTACCTGGAAGCTGGTTAGGAATGCCCGCACTTGGGTGATCGAAAGATTGgggaaagggagttgggagagTGAGTcttggcacctgtgtgtgtgtgtgtgtgtgtgtgtgtgtatttatttctatttattgACCCAGAGGCCCTGCACAAGAGTTTATATGTGCCTGGACCACTAGTCCATGCACAAAgtggcaaataaagaactttgtATGACGTGACAGGCCACATTTGGCCAGTGGGCCTTGTGCTTGATAGACACAATTTAGAGTTTGAAAGTACACAAAGGAATGTGTGCAGCATATTAGACATGCCCTAGTTTGCCACAGTTGCCAGTAACATTTAGGCCTAACTGGAAATTTCAGATTCCAAACCTTCCCAGAACCTACAGGGATTACACATGATCTGTGTGCTGGAGTCGTATTTCTTGTCATGCAAATGTGTATAGTATTTTCCTGTAATTGTACAGAATCCTTCTTTGACCGCATCTTTGAGTGAAAACTGACAAGTCAATATAATATTAAGTTTtgtcatatcgtatcgtattttGGGTAGTACATGCATCCTCAATAGGTTTGGCTAATACTGTATATCTAGGTCAACTGTGATTGATTTGCATAACCCTAGTCTGAGAGGAGGGGCAGGTTCAATGCTATATAAGTCTCCTATGGTCCTCTCTCTGTCCATAAACATCAAACACGACTACATGTTTTGTTGTCctataaatattacattacattgcatttactgTAGCTGCTTAcaaagtgacttgcagttattttaTGTATAGGGTATTACAGTCAGAATGTCGCAAGGTATCCTCCTGCTGATGGTGCTTGCACTGTCTTCTCATGTCAGTCGATCAGGTAAGCTTTATTGAAAATATTCAATCAAATGTAATAAAAGTGATTCATGTAATGCTATGGATTGACTAGATGCTACATGACTATGTCATAATCATTTACAACTATTATAGGCTAAATAAATATAAGAACTCGACATACAGTAGATTACTGCGACTGTCTAAGTTTATAATTACAGTAAACAGTTTGGTCAGAGGCTGGGTTATGGGATTTGTTCCTATTTAACTTTTGGGCTAAATTGGATCAAAGTCAAGGTCATTGAACAAGCTACGTGTATGTTGGCAATGAAGTGATGGACAGTCAATGGTGAACTAATTGAATCACATTTTCACATACAGAGCATGACGATGCTGATGCTGTAACCAGTAGCGATAAGGAACTGGAGAAGAGACGTCACATTATTGGATCTAGCTGCAAAGAGATCCAAAAGAAATATGGTGTCCGTGAAGGTGAGATCCCTttgatttaaccctatccagactggggggggggttggggggaggggctaaaagtgcccgcaccaactttgatgtcgtattaTTCCTTAacaacttaagctatgactacgaaacttggtgacttttcctaaaatttagttggctacagtttagtaccaaaagattatgtttatcatttttgccgttgccatggcaacggttttctgacaggtatgtctgaccaaaaatcactgatctaagtctcattattgttctatttcatatttttttgttatttccattagcatcagacagctttgtgagcattaaagtggtctgaagcatataatcattaaaattgaagtgcattacctaaatttgatggaaaatacattatgccaagattttgggcattataatcagatgatgtcataatgacgtcataataccagataatgactcaaaaatgatgtcattcatacatgtccatatgtagatcatctccccaaagtttggtgaggggggggggggtcaaaagagcccccccccaggcccaggaatgccaaaaaagcccagtctgaatagggttaagtgcTATTTACATAGGCCTGGTGTTATATCACAGGTGTCAATGCTGGATTAAAAAAATCACACCAACATTGTCTAGTTGATCCGCTTGTCTTGAGTGCTCAGCTGATTGAGAACTGGTTGGATAGCATCTAATCTGTGTTATCATCTGAACTTGGGATGGTTTCTTGTGATCTATTCTATCCTACAAAGACAAGTGCAGCAACTACAGTATGCCAATATTGAAATAGAGGAAAATGCTTTCAAAGTTTTCATACTGACTAGCCAAACGCATTGCATGTCCtacaggttcagaaagtaaacacAGAAGGGATATTATCACCACTGTTGTACCTGCAATGTGTTTGGCTGGCCAGTAAAAAAAacgttgaaggcatttttctcagattcaatgttggcgtagttacagcactttctttgtctttgtagggcagtttttctctctgtagttttcagagtgaggagtgtGCAAATTTAAAATACCTTATGTTCTTTTattgtttcatggctggattacatttCGAATCAACAATCTTCATTAGATTCTCtacacagtctgagtggtgattagaatATACCTGGCCTTGCGGGGGTGTGGCCAGTTTGTTATCCCTTTACACTCTGATAGGGAGTTAGGTAGGTCCTGTGTTGTGGAACAAAAGCTATGTTTAAAATAgttacacaaacatacatacacatataggtTAATCACACTATCAATAAACAGtataaaggttttttttctctgcattcAAAAAAAGTCTGTTGCATGCAAATCCTCCAAAAAAGCAAACCAATTTCCGTCGAAGCAAACAACCAGGATGGGGTGACATGTCACATACTAAAAAcaaggagtaggcctatatttatttgaCTTAATTTAACATCTATTTGAATGCCTTTTCAGATGGTCTGTACAATCTCATCACATCCAACGGAGTGGAGTACCAGACCTTCTGCGACATGACCACAGCTGGTGGTGGATGGACGCTGGTAGCCAGTGTGCATGAGAACAACATGAATGGGAAGTGCACTGCAGGGGACAGGTGGTCAAGCCAACAGGGGAACAACGCTAACAACCCTGATGGAGATGGGACGTGGGCCAACCTGAATACCTTTGGAAATCCAGAGGGAGCGACATCTGATGACTTCAAGGTAAAATGCCCTGTTTACACAGAGTAGATTCAACATCATACTGACATTGAATGGGTTATTAACACTTGCTACTCATGATATCTACAGAATCCTGGTTACTATGACATTGTGGGGGAGGACGTGTCTGTTTGGCATGTACCAAATGACACACCAGTGAAAAGGTGGAACTGTGATTCAATCCTGCAGTACCACACAGCGACCAAGTTTCTTACAGCCCAGGGGGGAAACCTCTTCCAGCTCTACAAGGTATAAAAACATAAAACCTACTACTTCAACAGGTGCAGGCTGGGCCCGGCTACCTATGCAATTGAATTTCATGGACAAGACATAGTGTAGTCAGTGGTGGTGTGACAAAAGGGCATGAGAGTCTTTGTGCATGATAAAGTTAGATAATGTACTCTGTATGTGAGCAGTTGATTGACGAATTGGGTCTATTTAGTTCCATGTAACTTTTTTCACCAATGTGCAGTCAATGGATCATGTAACTCTGAGTTAATAGTGACATACAATGTGAAAAGCTATGCATGAGTCTGCCCTGCCTGAACCTGTTACATTTGTCTTTTAGCGCCTCCCAGTGAGGTACAATGCCGGAACATGTACAAGTGACCATGGGCCATCCATTCCAATTGTGTATGACAAAGGAGATGCTAAGACCACAACAAacttgtatggtccaagtgctAGAGGTACGATATAAGACACTCAAATATTTTTATATTCCTCCATAAGTTGTTTTTAATtatgaaaataataatagtaactcCTATTTTTATTACAACAAACTTCTATGGCCTACATAGTAGAGGATATGTATATATCTTACTATTTTTAAATGAACAAGACAAAGACATGCAGAATAAAAAATgtactgaaaaaaaataatggtATTTGCACACACTGGTTGTCATTGGATGTGAGTGAGTTTTACTCATTCAAATTAAAGGAATTGTATTGTTTTTACAGGCCAATTCGTTCCTGGCTACATCACCTTCCGAGTGTTCAACACTGAGAGGGCAGCGATGGCTCTGTGCTCTGGAATCAAACCTATTCACTGCCACACTGAGCACGTAAGAATCACTATGCTCATTCTGAATGATATCACAACACTAAACAATTATGT is a genomic window containing:
- the LOC134438686 gene encoding intelectin-like, which codes for MSQGILLLMMLALSSHVSRSDGLYYLITANGVVYQTFCDMTTAGGGWTLVASVHENNMNGKCTAGDRWSSQQGNNANNPDGDGTWANLNTFGNPEGATSDDFKNPGYYDIVGEDVSVWHVPNDTPVKRWNCNSILQYHTATKFLTAQGGNLFQLYKYCIGGGGYFPQSSPRQCGDFTSFDWDGVGTHHRFSASKEITEAAVLIFYR
- the LOC134438313 gene encoding intelectin-like; this encodes MSQGILLLMVLALSSHVSRSEHDDADAVTSSDKELEKRRHIIGSSCKEIQKKYGVREDGLYNLITSNGVEYQTFCDMTTAGGGWTLVASVHENNMNGKCTAGDRWSSQQGNNANNPDGDGTWANLNTFGNPEGATSDDFKNPGYYDIVGEDVSVWHVPNDTPVKRWNCDSILQYHTATKFLTAQGGNLFQLYKRLPVRYNAGTCTSDHGPSIPIVYDKGDAKTTTNLYGPSARGQFVPGYITFRVFNTERAAMALCSGIKPIHCHTEHICIGGGGYFPQASPRQCGDFTGFDWDGIGTHQGWSASKEMTEAAVLIFYR